Proteins encoded in a region of the Nicotiana tomentosiformis chromosome 9, ASM39032v3, whole genome shotgun sequence genome:
- the LOC104109028 gene encoding NADH dehydrogenase [ubiquinone] 1 alpha subcomplex subunit 13-B — MTEAMIRKKAGMASVKDMPLLQDGPPPGGFAPVRFARRIPNTGPSALAIFLTAFGAFSWGMYQVGVGNKKRRVIKEEKYAARRAILPMLQAEEDERFVKEWKKYLEEEARIMKDVPGWKVGESVYNSGKWMPPATGELRPDVW; from the exons ATGACGGAGGCAATGATAAGGAAGAAAGCCGGAATGGCTAGTGTGAAAGACATGCCTTTATTGCAAGACGGTCCACCACCGGGCGGTTTTGCACCGGTTCGATTCGCTCGTCGAATCCCTAACACCGGTCCAAGTGCTTTGGCTATTTTCCTTACTGCTTTTGGTGCTTTCTCTTGGGGTATGTACCAAGTCGGCGTTGGAAACAAGAAGCGTAG ggtaataaaggaagaaaaataTGCTGCTCGCAGGGCTATCTTGCCCATGCTTCAAGCTGAAGAGGATGAAAG ATTCGTTAAAGAGTGGAAGAAGTATCTTGAAGAAGAGGCGAGAATCATGAAGGATGTTCCCGGTTGGAAAGTTGGTGAAAGTGTTTACAACTCTGGGAAATGGATGCCTCCAGCAACCGGAGAGCTTCGTCCTGATGTCTGGTAA
- the LOC104109029 gene encoding chaperonin CPN60-2, mitochondrial, giving the protein MYRFAANLASKARVARTSTQQIGGRLNWSRNYAAKDIRFGVEARAMMLQGVEELADAVKVTMGPKGRNVVIEQSWGAPKVTKDGVTVAKSVEFKDKIKNVGASLVKQVANATNDVAGDGTTCATVLTRAIFAEGCKSVAAGMNAMDLRRGITMAVDSVVTNLKSRARMISTSEEIAQVGTISANGEREIGELIAKAMERVGKEGVITIQDGKTLFNELEVVEGMKLDRGYISPYFITNQKNQKCELDDPLILIHEKKISSVNAVVKALELALKRQRPLLIVAEDVDSEALATLILNKLRAGIKVCAIKAPGFGENRKANLQDLAILTGGQVVTEELGLNIENVELEMLGSCKKVAISKDDTVILDGAGEKKSIEERCEQIRSTIELSTSDYDKEKLQERLAKISGGVAVLKIGGASEAEVGEKKDRVTDALNATKAAVEEGIVPGGGVALLYAAKELDKLETANFDQKIGVQIIQNALKTPVHTIASNAGVEGAVVVGKLLEQDDADLGYDAAKGEYVDMVRAGIIDPLKVIRTALVDAASVSSLLTTTEAVVVELPKDEKETPPMGGGMGGMDY; this is encoded by the exons ATGTATCGTTTTGCAGCAAATCTTGCTTCCAAAGCCAG AGTTGCAAGAACCAGCACCCAACAA ATTGGTGGAAGGTTAAATTGGAGTAGAAATTATGCTGCAAAGGATATTAGATTTGGAGTTGAAGCTCGGGCTATGATGCTTCAAGGTGTTGAGGAACTTGCTGATGCTGTTAAAGTTACTATGGGTCCAAAG GGACGTAATGTGGTGATTGAACAAAGTTGGGGTGCACCCAAAGTAACAAAAGATGGCGTCACTGTCGCAAAAAGTGTTGAATTCAAGGACAAGATAAAAAATGTTGGTGCAAGCCTTGTAAAACAAGTTGCCAATGCCACAAATGATGTTGCTGGTGATG GTACCACGTGTGCTACAGTCCTCACCCGAGCAATATTTGCTGAAGGATGCAAGTCAGTGGCAGCTGGTATGAATGCAATGGACCTTAGACGGGGTATTACCATGGCTGTAGATTCTGTTGTAACAAACCTGAAAAGCAGAGCACGGATGATCAGCACATCAGAGGAAATTGCACAG GTTGGGACTATCTCTGCAAATGGAGAAAGAGAAATTGGTGAGCTAATTGCAAAGGCTATGGAGAGAGTAGGCAAGGAGGGAGTCATCACTATCCAA GACGGAAAGACACTATTCAATGAGTTGGAAGTTGTTGAAGGGATGAAGCTGGACAGAGGTTACATTTCACCATACTTTATCACAAATCAGAAGAATCAGAAATGT GAACTCGATGACCCACTAATTCTTATTCATGAGAAAAAGATCTCAAGTGTTAATGCTGTTGTGAAAGCATTAGAGTTGGCTCTTAAG AGACAAAGACCCCTCTTAATTGTGGCTGAAGATGTGGACAGTGAAGCACTTGCCACTCTTATTTTGAACAAGCTTCGTGCTGGAATCAAA GTTTGTGCCATCAAAGCACCAGGCTTTGGTGAAAACAGGAAAGCTAATTTGCAAGATCTTGCTATTTTAACTGGAGGCCAA GTCGTAACAGAAGAGCTTGGATTGAACATTGAAAATGTGGAATTGGAGATGTTGGGATCATGTAAAAAG GTGGCTATTTCCAAGGATGATACTGTCATTCTTGATGGCGCCGGTGAGAAGAAGTCCATAGAGGAACGATGTGAGCAG ATTAGATCAACCATTGAACTGAGCACATCTGATTATGACAAGGAGAAGTTGCAGGAAAGGCTAGCTAAGATTTCAGGAGGTGTGGCTGTGTTAAAG ATTGGAGGAGCTAGTGAAGCTGAGGTTGGCGAAAAGAAAGATAGAGTCACTGATGCTTTGAATGCCACAAAGGCTGCCGTGGAGGAAGGAATTGTTCCAG GTGGTGGTGTTGCTCTTCTTTATGCAGCAAAGGAATTGGATAAATTAGAAACTGCCAACTTTGACCAGAAAATTGGTGTACAGATTATTCAGAATGCTCTAAAG ACACCTGTACATACAATAGCTTCAAATGCAGGAGTAGAGGGTGCAGTCGTGGTTGGTAAACTGTTGGAGCAGGACGACGCTGATCTTGGATATGATGCTGCCAAAG GTGAATATGTGGATATGGTCAGGGCAGGAATCATTGACCCGTTGAAAGTGATCAGGACAGCCTTGGTCGATGCTGCTAG CGTGTCGTCTCTTTTGACCACAACCGAAGCTGTTGTTGTCGAGCTTCCCAAGGATGAGAAGGAAACTCCACCAATGGGTGGTGGCATGGGTGGCATGGACTACTAA
- the LOC104109027 gene encoding probable E3 ubiquitin ligase complex SCF subunit sconB produces the protein MTEPKSSCSKEYFEDGFCSSDDKGGIFEDGVEEKVKKKKKKEKKRNQQRIISEEKGDNLMRDPLILLGSDIMLMILSCLDARSVALSLLVSRGWRAVASSDNIWSSKCDELWHDKAHLPRVAKMNGLSKLAAYSLSVMDGERKRVTKEDLCDHAWEFHFTEAAPEYWRMLDPYWNGTGPPMRRYFLPDGSQTAEPDDKVWGGHESCYSIVTSLLADGKIRQHYVRINRWPPMYVTRKNDWSWEISNNLRIYRSIPDADKEDGTGPLFLLY, from the exons ATGACAGAACCCAAAAGCTCCTGTAGTAAAGAATATTTTGAAGATGGGTTTTGCTCTTCTGATGATAAAGGTGGAATTTTTGAGGATGGAGTTGAAGAGAaagtgaaaaagaagaagaagaaggagaagaagaggaATCAACAGAGAATAATTAGTGAAGAAAAGGGTGATAATTTGATGAGAGATCCACTAATTTTACTTGGATCagatattatgttgatgattttgagcTGTCTTGACGCACGCAGCGTGGCACTTTCTCTCCTTGTGTCACGCGGTTGGCGTGCTGTTGCTTCTTCTGATAACATTTGGAGCTCAAAG TGCGATGAATTATGGCATGACAAAGCACATTTACCTCGGGTAGCGAAAATGAATGGATTGTCAAAGTTGGCTGCTTACTCATTGTCGGTAATGGATGGTGAACGT AAGCGAGTAACAAAGGAGGATTTATGTGATCATGCGTGGGAGTTCCATTTCACCGAG GCAGCCCCGGAATATTGGCGAATGCTCGACCCCTACTGGAACGGGACAGGACCTCCCATGCGCCGTTATTTCCTTCCAGATGGAAGTCAGACTGCAGAACCAGATGACAAGGTATGGGGCGGTCATGAGTCTTGCTACTCCATAGTAACTAGCTTGCTTGCAGATGGAAAAATACGACAACACTATGTGAGGATTAACCGTTGGCCACCGATGTATGTGACAAGGAAGAACGATTGGAGCTGGGAAATCTCTAACAACTTGCGTATCTATAGGAGCATCCCTGATGCTGACAAAGAAGATGGAACAGGACCTTTGTTTCTACTTTACTAG